Proteins encoded within one genomic window of Glycine soja cultivar W05 chromosome 1, ASM419377v2, whole genome shotgun sequence:
- the LOC114416988 gene encoding cyclin-U2-1-like, whose product MASSSTLTISPRKLRYDLYSYSYKEDSNTPLVINVLASLIERSMARTQRIVKNCSNALSKVISTNIFDCREIPDMTIESYLERIFRYTRAGPSVYVVAYVYIDRFCQNNPGFRINTRNVHRLLITTIMVASKYVEDMNFRNSYFARVGGLRTNELNELELEFLFLMGFKLHVNVSVFESYCCHLEREVSIGGGYHIERTLRCAEEIKAKNIEERGYTQITRVML is encoded by the exons atggcttcttcttctactcttaCAATATCTCCAAGGAAGCTGCGCTATGATCTCTATTCCTATTCATACAAAGAAGACTCCAACACCCCATTAGTGATAAATGTTCTGGCTTCACTCATTGAGAGGAGCATGGCTAGAACACAAAGGATTGTGAAGAACTGCTCCAATGCTTTGTCCAAAGTCATAAGCACAAACATCTTTGATTGTAGAGAGATTCCTGATATGACCATCGAATCCTATCTAGAGAGAATTTTCAGGTACACTAGAGCAGGACCTTCAGTGTATGTTGTGGCCTATGTCTATATTGATCGGTTCTGCCAAAACAATCCTGGGTTTAGAATCAATACCAGAAATGTGCATAGACTTCTTATAACTACTATCATGGTGGCTTCTAAGTATGTGGAAGATAT GAATTTCAGGAATTCATACTTTGCAAGAGTTGGTGGCTTGAGAACAAATGAATTGAACGAGTTGGAGCTTgaatttcttttcttgatgGGTTTCAAATTGCATGTTAATGTGAGTGTGTTTGAGAGCTATTGCTGCCATTTGGAGAGGGAAGTCAGCATTGGAGGAGGGTACCACATTGAGAGAACACTAAGGTGTGCTGAAGAGATCAAAGCAAAGAACATAGAAGAAAGGGGTTACACACAAATCACGCGTGTAATGTTGTAG